Genomic DNA from Thiosocius teredinicola:
GAGACTGCCGACCAGGACAGCGGCTATTCGCCGACGCAACCCAGATGTGAAAGTAGAGGAAGGGGAAACGAAGCGGGGCTGTTCCATGCCGATGATCTCCTACTGATCCGTGCGACCTGACGAAATGAAGAACGCTCGTGCGCGCTGAACGCAGAGCGGGGTGGGATTGTGCCAGAGTTCACGCCTGGTGTTTAACCAAGATCATATCTGCGTGCACAAAGGCTGCTGTTCAATCTTCTTCGATCAACAGTCTGCCCATGGCGAAGAGTTTCTGTTTGTCCGCATCGCTCAGTCGGGCATACAAGGCCAGTAGTTCACGCATGTCGTCGGGCAGCGACTCACAGTAGCCGCTCTCGGCAGGTGATTCGTCCATCGAGCCGCGGCGTTGTTGAGTAAACCTTTCGCACCGCCGCGCCAATCGGTCCGGTATCTCCTTGAATGGATTCTCACGGTGTTTTGCCAAACGCTCCGGTGTCAGTTGAATGGCGGCGAGCAGGTCCGGCAGGGCACCGCTTTGTTCGGCCTCGTCGACGATCGTGATCAGATTGCGATGCCGCGTAGCCTGCAGCGAAGACGCCCGCGGCGAACCCACCCCGTAGGTGACCCAACAAGGATCGGCACCGACCGCCTCGCAGAACTGCAGGGTTTCCTCGACACCCGGCGTCGAGATACCGGTTTCGAAGTTGTTGATGCGACCGGCGCTCCAGCCGAGCCGTTCGCTCAGGGCACGGCTGTTGGTTTCCTTGGCCATGATGCGCGCCTGGCGGATGCGCTTGCCGATCTTTTCATAGACGGGATTGCGCTTTTGTTTGCTGGGGGACGCGGCTTTAGGCATGGGAAGTTCGAGCAGTCATATTCTCGTAATCCAAGTTTTTTGGATTTATAGCTTGCAATCTCCAAATCTTCGCATACAATCACTCGCAACAGAAATTGCTGGCGAACTTGCGCCTTTGTTTATTGAGACTGACATGACTTCGTTATCACTACGCGACAACACGATGCACTGTGCAGGCATACCAAGCCTGTCGGGCAGTTTTGTGCGCGCTGCGAAGCAACGCGTCGCCGCGTGGTCGCAGGTGAGTTTCGCCTGTGATTATTCGGATGAACATGCCATTGCCATCGAGTGTTCCGACGTCGGTCGGAGCGGACGCGGTATGACATAACCTCCAAGGAACATATCCGGGAGGTTGGCTGAAAAAACAAGCACCTCCCGAGGATTTCAAAGAACCCCGGTTGGTGCATTCGAAACGCACTGCCGGGGTTCTTGCGTTTCGGACCGTTGAGAACCCTCGTGCCGCCACCAACGCGCGGCATGTAGCGATCTTTAACAAGTCGGAATGCTGAAGTGCCATTGTGAAAGCGATGGCGGGGGACGGGTACGTCGACGGAATCGATGTACCCGGCGACCGCAACGTGGGTCGCGTCTGTCGTTTGGACTCCCCAATAAGGAATAGGCACACGGATGTGCAGCCGAAGGGATTCGGTCGGCCGGCGGCTACGTCGGCCATTCCTTTTCGCGGGTATAGCTCAGTCGGTAGAGCGCAACCATGCCAAGGTTGAGGCCACGAGTTCGAATCTCGTTTCCCGCTCCAATTCACGCCCATGGTTCATAGGGAACGACGGTGGGCGTAGGCAATGTGGTCTGGCACAGATAAGCGGTGGCGACATCGTGAAAGGGGGGAAGCCTGCGCACCCCCACCTGCGCGATGCAGGACGGTCCAGAAAAACCTCGTCCCCACGCCATCAGTCCGGCTGGTGGTAGCGGCCACGTGATCGACGGTTCGAGTCGGCTTACCGGCCCATACAGGGGAACCGGTGTCGGCGACGGTAACAGGTGGTGCTGACCACCGTCATACCCGGTCACCAACCGTAAGGGATAAGGGGGAGTGCTTGAGTCCGAGCCTTGTCGGTAAGGGCCGAGTGCAGTTCCAGGGGCAGCGGGTGTGAAAGCACGCGGTCCTGACGAACGGTTAAGTAGCCGACAGGTGAACGACATGAGGTGTGTTGTATTTCGTTGTGCAAAACACAACGAAGCAACCGAGACGCACACATCTCGGCAGGTTGATTGAAAGCCCGATGGCCGGGCATCACCCTTCGACGGTGAGTGCTGGTTCGATTCCAGACTGAAATGGAAAGTTGCGTCTCACGATACGGTGAAAGTGGCGTAAGCCTGAATCATCTGCGGATGAAATTCAGGGAGGCCGGCGGCCCCAAGCCAAAGGTCTTTGATGTAGCGTCGCACGGTGGCTAGCGAGCCTTTGTTGCCCGGCAGGGCAGACGGTAGATAAAACATCGAGTAGTCGTATCGCTTACAGGTATCGCCTCCTGTTGCACAAAGGCCGTCATGTCACGCGACGCGTGTGCTGCTTACGCAGGCACGGGTGGATACGCGGGAACCCTGGGCTTGGTCGCCCCGGGATAATCCGTCAAACGGCGTGATACCGGCAGCTGTAATCTCAGGCTGCTGAAAATCTTCATTACTGGCAGGTGCACCATCGGTAGGTGAGCGCACTGTTAATGCGCCGTATGTCGGTTCGAGTCCGACCTTGCCAGCCAATTGCAGCAAGACATCTTGGACGAGTTGGGCAGTGTAGTGGGCCCTCGTGACTGCAACTCACGTCTCTTTCGAGCTTGTAGGTGCAATTCCTACCTCGTCCACCAAATCATTGGGGCCATAGCTCAGTTGGCAGAGCGGTTGTTTTGCAACCAACAGGTCGGCGGTTCGACCCCGTCTGGCTCCACCAGTTTCAACTTCTACGACAGGGGATAACGCGATGCCCTCCGAATCGACAAAATTCGAGCGCGCCGTCGCAGGGATGAACATCCCCGCAGAGCGCAAATGCGGCACGCCGGAAAACGCACGTTGGTTTCTGCGTAGCGGGCTGGCGCACAACCGCGATCACGACAAGATCCTGATCGCGATCTGCCATGCCCGACGGCTTGCCTGACTTTCACCGTCTCATTCGTCTACTGGCCGGAGGGCCATACGGATAGTTCTATAGTGCTCAGCAGTGGCACAAACGTTGTGGCCAAGGCGTAGTTCGCAGGGAATGGCTGGCCTTATCCAATGGTTGCAACGCAGACCACGACGTATGTGCAATGGCCCTTCGGAAGCTGTTGCGCGTGCGATCGATACGTCCCATTCGTCTACTGGCTAGGACACTGCTCTTTCAAGGCAGCAAAAGGGGATCGATACCCCTATGGGACACCAATCAATGCACCGGTTGCGCAACGGCAGCGCAGCGGATTCCAAACCCGCAGGTTGGGGGTTCAAATCCCTCCCGGTGTGCCAAGCAACAAGCGAGTGCCGGTAGGTGTGGCCGTGGCGGA
This window encodes:
- a CDS encoding helix-turn-helix domain-containing protein; amino-acid sequence: MPKAASPSKQKRNPVYEKIGKRIRQARIMAKETNSRALSERLGWSAGRINNFETGISTPGVEETLQFCEAVGADPCWVTYGVGSPRASSLQATRHRNLITIVDEAEQSGALPDLLAAIQLTPERLAKHRENPFKEIPDRLARRCERFTQQRRGSMDESPAESGYCESLPDDMRELLALYARLSDADKQKLFAMGRLLIEED